One Zonotrichia albicollis isolate bZonAlb1 chromosome 25, bZonAlb1.hap1, whole genome shotgun sequence genomic window carries:
- the PLCH2 gene encoding 1-phosphatidylinositol 4,5-bisphosphate phosphodiesterase eta-2 isoform X5 codes for MENVYYKILIPPKAISACFQSSSEMDISKSPLLQNKFSVARLAEDFFWVGGSIVASPRWKIGHFVERCMSSMQAGTQMIKLRGGSKGLVRFYYLDDHRSCIRWRPSRKNEKAKISIDSIQEVCEGKQSEIFQRYADGSFDPNCCFSIYYGDHMESLDLVSSSAEEARTWITGLKYLMAGISDEDSLSKRQRTRDQWLKQTFDEADKNGDGSLSISEVLQLMHKLNVNLPRQKVKQMFKEADTDDNQGTLDFEEFCAFYKMMSTRRDLYLLMLTYSNHKDYLDTDDLKRFLETEQKMTNVTKEHCLEIISKFEPCPENKKEGALGIDGFTNYMRSPSGDIFNPEHYQVNQDMSYPLSHYFITSSHNTYLMGDQLMSQSRVDMYAWVLQSGCRCVEVDCWDGPDGEPIVHHGYTLTSKILFKDVIETINKYAFIKNEYPVILSIENHCSIVQQKKMAQYLTEILGDKLDLSSVHNDDSTKLPSPASLKGKILVKGKKLPANISEDAEEGEVSDEDSADEIDDDCKLMNGDASANRKRVENIAKKKLDSLIKESKIRDCEDPNNFTVSTLPSSGKAGLKSDSKKSKLEDDAESGEDFSASKRHSRSLMGSFSKRKKKGSKLKKASSLEEGEDDSDSQGNLARSSVHYSRVSRQKKTMKLSRALSDLVKYTKSVGIHDVETEISSSWQVSSFSETKAHQILQQKPAQYLRFNQHQLSRIYPSSYRVDSSNYNPQPFWNAGCQLVALNYQSEGRMLQLNRAKFSANGNCGYVLKPNCMCQGVFNPNSEDPLPGQLKKQLVLRIISGQQLPKPRDSMLGDRGEIIDPFVEVEVIGLPVDCFKEQTRVVDDNGFNPMWEETLVFTVHMPEIALIRFLVWDHDPIGRDFIGQRTIAFSSMMPGYRHVYLEGIEEASIFVHVAINDICGKAKQALGLKGLFLRNPKQASLDSHAAGQLHRKHSFSSHILRRTASAPTKSQKKNKKGFPEIAFDTKDSSSAGAGEGREVEAASQPRFVQEPESASPSPAPRDAAGGEAPGKALKGKAQGCAQGPGQSCAHPGAPFSEPLPRAHRVRLQEPLGEKPSVFARCAINSSGRIGVATNCMKCMIGSKESPDPEGPWSDHPGRPREPLQAGQGSSAEERVELHTWVVRGQPRPLSDLQPCSSPGPAGDLRRSSQAFVSPGKTSGDSKGHGIKAQPRQRWQCHSGGKYGSTVNLVAASNGSVSSNSSSLESLGSPEFPKHWAEPSRRQVGTLQREMNALFVQKLEEIRSKSPIFFTVKN; via the exons TGGAAAGATGTATGAGCTCCATGCAGGCGGGCACCCAGATGATCAAACTCCGAGGAGGCTCCAAGGGGCTCGTCCGCTTCTACTACTTGGATGACCACAGGTCCTGCATTCGCTGGAGACCCTCTCGGAAGAATGAGAAAGCCAAAA TTTCCATCGACTCCATCCAGGAGGTGTGTGAGGGGAAGCAGTCGGAGATCTTCCAGCGCTACGCCGACGGCAGCTTCGACCCCAACTGCTGCTTCAGCATCTACTACGGGGACCACATGGAGTCCCTGGACCTGGTGTCCTCCAGCGCCGAGGAGGCACGCACCTGGATCACAGGGCTGAAGTACCTGATGGCAGGCATCAGTGACGAGGACAGCCTCTCCAAACGCCAAAGGACCAGAGACCA GTGGTTGAAGCAGACATTTGATGAGGCAGATAAAAATGGGGATGGCAGCCTGAGTATTAGTGAAGTGCTCCAGCTCATGCACAAACTGAATGTGAACCTACCCCGACAGAAAGTCAAGCAAATGTTTAAg gaggCTGACACAGATGACAACCAGGGCACGCTGGACTTCGAGGAGTTCTGTGCCTTCTACAAGATGATGTCGACGCGGCGCGATCTGTACCTGCTGATGCTCACCTACAGCAACCACAAGGACTACCTGGACACAGATGACCTGAAACGCTTCTTGGAGACTGAGCAGAAG atgACAAATGTGACTAAAGAACATTGCCTGGAAATCATCAGCAAGTTTGAGCCATGCCCAGAGAACAAGAAGGAGGGAGCCCTGGGAATTGATG GTTTCACCAATTACATGCGGAGTCCATCGGGGGACATCTTCAACCCAGAGCATTACCAAGTGAACCAGGACATGAGCTACCCCCTGAGTCACTACTTCATTACCTCTTCACACAACACCTACCTCATGGGAGATCAGCTGATGTCCCAGTCCAGGGTGGACATGTATGCATGGGTGCTGCAGTCTGGCTGTCGCTGTGTGGAAG TTGACTGCTGGGACGGGCCGGACGGGGAACCAATTGTCCACCATGGATACACCCTGACTTCCAAAATCCTCTTCAAAGATGTGATTGAAACTATCAACAAATATGCCTTTATCAAGAACGA GTACCCAGTGATCCTGTCAATTGAGAACCACTGCAGCATCGTGCAGCAGAAGAAGATGGCTCAGTATCTTACAGAAATCCTGGGAGACAAACTGGATCTGTCTTCTGTGCACAACGATGACTCCACAAAGCTCCCCTCACCAGCAAGTCTTAAAGGGAAGATCCTGGTTAAG GGCAAGAAACTTCCAGCCAACATCAGCGAGGATGCAGAGGAAGGAGAAGTTTCTGATGAGGACAGCGCTGATGAGATTGATGATGACTGTAAACTAATGAATGGAGAT GCATCTGCTAACCGGAAAAGAGTGGAGAATATAGCAAAGAAGAAACTTGACTCACTGATAAAAGAATCCAAAATCCGTGACTGTGAAGATCCAAACAATTTTACAGTTTCCACTCTCCCATCCTCAGGAAAGGCTGGGCTGAAGTCTGATAGTAAGAAG AGTAAACTGGAGGATGATGCAGAATCCGGGGAAGATTTCAGTGCCAGCAAAAGGCACAGCAGGTCCCTCATGGGCAGCTTCTCCAAACGCAAG aaaaaaggaagcaaattGAAAAAGGCATCAAGCCTGGAAGAGGGTGAAGACGATTCGGATTCTCAAGGGAATTTAGCCAGGAGCTCTGTACATTACAGCAG GGTAAGCCGACAGAAGAAGACAATGAagctgtccagggccctgtctGACCTGGTGAAATACACAAAGTCTGTTGGCATCCATGATGTTGAAACTGAAA TCTCTTCCAGCTGGCAGGTTTCATCTTTCAGTGAAACCAAAGCCcaccagatcctgcagcagaagcCGGCGCAGTACCTGCGCTTCAACCAGCACCAGCTGTCCCGCATCTACCCCTCCTCCTACAGGGTGGACTCCAGCAACTACAACCCCCAGCCCTTCTGGAATGCTGGCTGCCAGCTTG ttgcACTAAACTACCAGTCAGAGGGGAGAATGCTGCAGCTGAACCGGGCCAAATTCAGTGCCAATGGGAACTGTGGCTATGTCCTCAAACCCAACTGCATGTGTCAAG GTGTCTTTAACCCAAATTCTGAAGACCCACTGCCTGGTCAGTTGAAGAAACAGCTGGTTCTGAGAATTATCAGTGGTCAGCAACTCCCCAAACCACGTGATTCCATGCTGGGAGACAGAGGAGAG atcaTAGATCCATTTGTTGAAGTAGAAGTTATAGGCTTACCTGTTGATTGCTTCAAAGAACAAACCAGAGTAGTTGATGATAATG GTTTTAACCCCATGTGGGAGGAGACCTTGGTGTTCACAGTGCACATGCCAGAGATCGCCCTGATCCGGTTCCTGGTGTGGGACCACGACCCCATCGGGAGGGATTTCATCGGCCAGAGGACAATTGCCTTCAGCAGCATGATGCCAG GTTACAGACACGTGTACCTGGAGGGCATAGAAGAGGCTTCCATCTTTGTGCACGTGGCTATAAATGACATCTGTGGTAAG GCCAAACAAGCTCTAGGTCTAAAAGGGCTGTTTCTCAGAAATCCAAAGCAGGCCTCTCTGGACAGTCATGCTGCTGGGCAGCTCCATCGCAAACATTCCTTTAGCAGCCACATCCTGAGACGGACGGCCAGTGCACCCACCAAGAGCCAGAAGAAGAACAAGAAGGGCTTTCCAGAAATTGCTTTTGACACAAaggacagcagctctgcaggggctggagaagggagggaagtgGAAGCTGCCTCCCAGCCTCGCTTTGTGCAAGAGCCAGAAAGCGCTTCCCCGTCCCCAGCTCCCCGAGACGCTGCCGGTGGGGAGGCACCTGGCAAGGCCTTGAAAGGTaaggcccagggctgtgcccaggggccagggcagagctgtgcccaccccGGGGCTCCCTTCAGCGAGCCCTtgcccagggcacacagggtgaggctgcaggagcccctgGGCGAGAAGCCGAGCGTCTTCGCCCGCTGTGCCATCAACAGCTCGGGCAGGATCGGAGTGGCCACCAACTGCATGAAATGCATGATTGGCTCCAAGGAGAGCCCTGACCCTGAGGGGCCGTGGAGTGACCACCCTGGCAGGCCCagagagcccctgcaggccgggcagggcagcagtGCAGAGGAGAGGGTAGAGCTGCACACCTGGGTGGTCAGGGGGCAGCCCAGGCCGCTGTCAGATTTGCAGccttgcagcagccctggaCCTGCAGGTGAcctgaggaggagcagccaggcctTTGTGAGCCCGGGGAAGACGAGTGGTGACTCTAAGGGCCACGGGataaaggctcagccccggcagcgCTGGCAGTGCCACTCTGGTGGCAAGTATGGAAGCACTGTCAACCTGGTTGCAGCCAGCAATGGCTCTGTGTCCTCCAACTCCAGCAGTCTAGAAAGCCTTGGAAGCCCAGAGTTCCCCAAGCACTGGGCTGAACCTTCTCGAAGGCAAGTGGGCACCCTCCAGAGGGAAATGAACGCCTTGTTCGTTCAAAAATTGGAGGAAATTCGAAGTAAATCCCCTATATTCTTTACTG TTAAGAACTGA
- the PLCH2 gene encoding 1-phosphatidylinositol 4,5-bisphosphate phosphodiesterase eta-2 isoform X2, with protein MENVYYKILIPPKAISACFQSSSEMDISKSPLLQNKFSVARLAEDFFWVGGSIVASPRWKIGHFVERCMSSMQAGTQMIKLRGGSKGLVRFYYLDDHRSCIRWRPSRKNEKAKISIDSIQEVCEGKQSEIFQRYADGSFDPNCCFSIYYGDHMESLDLVSSSAEEARTWITGLKYLMAGISDEDSLSKRQRTRDQWLKQTFDEADKNGDGSLSISEVLQLMHKLNVNLPRQKVKQMFKEADTDDNQGTLDFEEFCAFYKMMSTRRDLYLLMLTYSNHKDYLDTDDLKRFLETEQKMTNVTKEHCLEIISKFEPCPENKKEGALGIDGFTNYMRSPSGDIFNPEHYQVNQDMSYPLSHYFITSSHNTYLMGDQLMSQSRVDMYAWVLQSGCRCVEVDCWDGPDGEPIVHHGYTLTSKILFKDVIETINKYAFIKNEYPVILSIENHCSIVQQKKMAQYLTEILGDKLDLSSVHNDDSTKLPSPASLKGKILVKGKKLPANISEDAEEGEVSDEDSADEIDDDCKLMNGDASANRKRVENIAKKKLDSLIKESKIRDCEDPNNFTVSTLPSSGKAGLKSDSKKSKLEDDAESGEDFSASKRHSRSLMGSFSKRKKKGSKLKKASSLEEGEDDSDSQGNLARSSVHYSRVSRQKKTMKLSRALSDLVKYTKSVGIHDVETEISSSWQVSSFSETKAHQILQQKPAQYLRFNQHQLSRIYPSSYRVDSSNYNPQPFWNAGCQLVALNYQSEGRMLQLNRAKFSANGNCGYVLKPNCMCQGVFNPNSEDPLPGQLKKQLVLRIISGQQLPKPRDSMLGDRGEIIDPFVEVEVIGLPVDCFKEQTRVVDDNGFNPMWEETLVFTVHMPEIALIRFLVWDHDPIGRDFIGQRTIAFSSMMPGYRHVYLEGIEEASIFVHVAINDICGKAKQALGLKGLFLRNPKQASLDSHAAGQLHRKHSFSSHILRRTASAPTKSQKKNKKGFPEIAFDTKDSSSAGAGEGREVEAASQPRFVQEPESASPSPAPRDAAGGEAPGKALKGKAQGCAQGPGQSCAHPGAPFSEPLPRAHRVRLQEPLGEKPSVFARCAINSSGRIGVATNCMKCMIGSKESPDPEGPWSDHPGRPREPLQAGQGSSAEERVELHTWVVRGQPRPLSDLQPCSSPGPAGDLRRSSQAFVSPGKTSGDSKGHGIKAQPRQRWQCHSGGKYGSTVNLVAASNGSVSSNSSSLESLGSPEFPKHWAEPSRRQVGTLQREMNALFVQKLEEIRSKSPIFFTDVCHFSMQSDSEEGSGSDHSTEAPSEGSRTPNQPQEPLPCREKGTILAAEDQGQDVPRAADTGLVAPEDERTSVAGCPTEGNGWTQSSEAEDQGGSAAHPKKARLVEAADHGAGQAVGNCQRQNQPRQVSADTKSTSECKGQNPGAAAVPPQQSSVSNSPQADSPQKAWAAQALPVSVSQTSSYTLARRAKSEGLKTSDSSALIKTPSSQSPAAEVYFDATINDRIWSKLDCASHRDSMSSSSSMSSNDTVIDLSLPSLARKSLPDLGIRQDSLEPLAIRKGMRPRSATTCSSEMPMVSKSKSNPNLRSGQLPADELCPRPLARSPQDAFSSIPRRHTWSRLYMESLRQSSNKSKAHDTVGNNQAKSKSLGDLTSDDIVCTFESKYRSISRSFVTRSMREQRRSASLRASAKSRDELTEQLKKLTAFQQENDITSPISLEPSESEEEGESVGLLRRSSSRSQSRVRYIANRARQAQERQRLQGRAQLGGSPIEERGNPEGACSVGRAGCTDPAAHAALAASPKAQPDCAADTEVFFMLKL; from the exons TGGAAAGATGTATGAGCTCCATGCAGGCGGGCACCCAGATGATCAAACTCCGAGGAGGCTCCAAGGGGCTCGTCCGCTTCTACTACTTGGATGACCACAGGTCCTGCATTCGCTGGAGACCCTCTCGGAAGAATGAGAAAGCCAAAA TTTCCATCGACTCCATCCAGGAGGTGTGTGAGGGGAAGCAGTCGGAGATCTTCCAGCGCTACGCCGACGGCAGCTTCGACCCCAACTGCTGCTTCAGCATCTACTACGGGGACCACATGGAGTCCCTGGACCTGGTGTCCTCCAGCGCCGAGGAGGCACGCACCTGGATCACAGGGCTGAAGTACCTGATGGCAGGCATCAGTGACGAGGACAGCCTCTCCAAACGCCAAAGGACCAGAGACCA GTGGTTGAAGCAGACATTTGATGAGGCAGATAAAAATGGGGATGGCAGCCTGAGTATTAGTGAAGTGCTCCAGCTCATGCACAAACTGAATGTGAACCTACCCCGACAGAAAGTCAAGCAAATGTTTAAg gaggCTGACACAGATGACAACCAGGGCACGCTGGACTTCGAGGAGTTCTGTGCCTTCTACAAGATGATGTCGACGCGGCGCGATCTGTACCTGCTGATGCTCACCTACAGCAACCACAAGGACTACCTGGACACAGATGACCTGAAACGCTTCTTGGAGACTGAGCAGAAG atgACAAATGTGACTAAAGAACATTGCCTGGAAATCATCAGCAAGTTTGAGCCATGCCCAGAGAACAAGAAGGAGGGAGCCCTGGGAATTGATG GTTTCACCAATTACATGCGGAGTCCATCGGGGGACATCTTCAACCCAGAGCATTACCAAGTGAACCAGGACATGAGCTACCCCCTGAGTCACTACTTCATTACCTCTTCACACAACACCTACCTCATGGGAGATCAGCTGATGTCCCAGTCCAGGGTGGACATGTATGCATGGGTGCTGCAGTCTGGCTGTCGCTGTGTGGAAG TTGACTGCTGGGACGGGCCGGACGGGGAACCAATTGTCCACCATGGATACACCCTGACTTCCAAAATCCTCTTCAAAGATGTGATTGAAACTATCAACAAATATGCCTTTATCAAGAACGA GTACCCAGTGATCCTGTCAATTGAGAACCACTGCAGCATCGTGCAGCAGAAGAAGATGGCTCAGTATCTTACAGAAATCCTGGGAGACAAACTGGATCTGTCTTCTGTGCACAACGATGACTCCACAAAGCTCCCCTCACCAGCAAGTCTTAAAGGGAAGATCCTGGTTAAG GGCAAGAAACTTCCAGCCAACATCAGCGAGGATGCAGAGGAAGGAGAAGTTTCTGATGAGGACAGCGCTGATGAGATTGATGATGACTGTAAACTAATGAATGGAGAT GCATCTGCTAACCGGAAAAGAGTGGAGAATATAGCAAAGAAGAAACTTGACTCACTGATAAAAGAATCCAAAATCCGTGACTGTGAAGATCCAAACAATTTTACAGTTTCCACTCTCCCATCCTCAGGAAAGGCTGGGCTGAAGTCTGATAGTAAGAAG AGTAAACTGGAGGATGATGCAGAATCCGGGGAAGATTTCAGTGCCAGCAAAAGGCACAGCAGGTCCCTCATGGGCAGCTTCTCCAAACGCAAG aaaaaaggaagcaaattGAAAAAGGCATCAAGCCTGGAAGAGGGTGAAGACGATTCGGATTCTCAAGGGAATTTAGCCAGGAGCTCTGTACATTACAGCAG GGTAAGCCGACAGAAGAAGACAATGAagctgtccagggccctgtctGACCTGGTGAAATACACAAAGTCTGTTGGCATCCATGATGTTGAAACTGAAA TCTCTTCCAGCTGGCAGGTTTCATCTTTCAGTGAAACCAAAGCCcaccagatcctgcagcagaagcCGGCGCAGTACCTGCGCTTCAACCAGCACCAGCTGTCCCGCATCTACCCCTCCTCCTACAGGGTGGACTCCAGCAACTACAACCCCCAGCCCTTCTGGAATGCTGGCTGCCAGCTTG ttgcACTAAACTACCAGTCAGAGGGGAGAATGCTGCAGCTGAACCGGGCCAAATTCAGTGCCAATGGGAACTGTGGCTATGTCCTCAAACCCAACTGCATGTGTCAAG GTGTCTTTAACCCAAATTCTGAAGACCCACTGCCTGGTCAGTTGAAGAAACAGCTGGTTCTGAGAATTATCAGTGGTCAGCAACTCCCCAAACCACGTGATTCCATGCTGGGAGACAGAGGAGAG atcaTAGATCCATTTGTTGAAGTAGAAGTTATAGGCTTACCTGTTGATTGCTTCAAAGAACAAACCAGAGTAGTTGATGATAATG GTTTTAACCCCATGTGGGAGGAGACCTTGGTGTTCACAGTGCACATGCCAGAGATCGCCCTGATCCGGTTCCTGGTGTGGGACCACGACCCCATCGGGAGGGATTTCATCGGCCAGAGGACAATTGCCTTCAGCAGCATGATGCCAG GTTACAGACACGTGTACCTGGAGGGCATAGAAGAGGCTTCCATCTTTGTGCACGTGGCTATAAATGACATCTGTGGTAAG GCCAAACAAGCTCTAGGTCTAAAAGGGCTGTTTCTCAGAAATCCAAAGCAGGCCTCTCTGGACAGTCATGCTGCTGGGCAGCTCCATCGCAAACATTCCTTTAGCAGCCACATCCTGAGACGGACGGCCAGTGCACCCACCAAGAGCCAGAAGAAGAACAAGAAGGGCTTTCCAGAAATTGCTTTTGACACAAaggacagcagctctgcaggggctggagaagggagggaagtgGAAGCTGCCTCCCAGCCTCGCTTTGTGCAAGAGCCAGAAAGCGCTTCCCCGTCCCCAGCTCCCCGAGACGCTGCCGGTGGGGAGGCACCTGGCAAGGCCTTGAAAGGTaaggcccagggctgtgcccaggggccagggcagagctgtgcccaccccGGGGCTCCCTTCAGCGAGCCCTtgcccagggcacacagggtgaggctgcaggagcccctgGGCGAGAAGCCGAGCGTCTTCGCCCGCTGTGCCATCAACAGCTCGGGCAGGATCGGAGTGGCCACCAACTGCATGAAATGCATGATTGGCTCCAAGGAGAGCCCTGACCCTGAGGGGCCGTGGAGTGACCACCCTGGCAGGCCCagagagcccctgcaggccgggcagggcagcagtGCAGAGGAGAGGGTAGAGCTGCACACCTGGGTGGTCAGGGGGCAGCCCAGGCCGCTGTCAGATTTGCAGccttgcagcagccctggaCCTGCAGGTGAcctgaggaggagcagccaggcctTTGTGAGCCCGGGGAAGACGAGTGGTGACTCTAAGGGCCACGGGataaaggctcagccccggcagcgCTGGCAGTGCCACTCTGGTGGCAAGTATGGAAGCACTGTCAACCTGGTTGCAGCCAGCAATGGCTCTGTGTCCTCCAACTCCAGCAGTCTAGAAAGCCTTGGAAGCCCAGAGTTCCCCAAGCACTGGGCTGAACCTTCTCGAAGGCAAGTGGGCACCCTCCAGAGGGAAATGAACGCCTTGTTCGTTCAAAAATTGGAGGAAATTCGAAGTAAATCCCCTATATTCTTTACTG ATGTCTGCCACTTCTCCATGCAGAG TGACTCTGAGGAAGGATCTGGCTCTGACCATTCCACTGAAGCTCCATCAGAGGGAAGCAGAACACCCAACCAGCCTCAAGAGCCCCTACCCTGCAGAGAAAAAGGAACAATTCTGGCTGCAGAAGACCAAGGGCAGGATGTCCCAAGAGCAGCTGACACAGGTTTGGTAGCCCCAGAGGATGAGAGGACAAGCGTGGCAGGATGTCCCACAGAAGGAAATGGCTGGACACAAAGCAGTGAGGCTGAAGATCAGGGTGGATCAGCAGCACATCCCAAAAAAGCCAGGCTAGTGGAGGCAGCAGATCACGGTGCTGGCCAAGCTGTAGGAAACTGCCAGAGGCAAAACCAACCACGTCAGGTATCAGCAGACACAAAAAGCACCTCTGAATGCAAAGGGCAAAACCCGGGTGCAGCAGCTGTTCCACCCCAGCAAAGCAGTGTCAGTAACAGCCCCCAGGCAGATTCTCCCCAGaaagcctgggctgcacaggctctccctgtctctgtttCCCAGACGAGCTCTTACACATTGGCAAGAAGGGCAAAGAGTGAAGGACTGAAGACGTCAGACTCCTCAGCCTTAATAAAAACCCCGAGCAGCCAGTCTCCAGCAGCTGAAGTGTACTTTGATGCCACTATCAATGACCGGATCTGGAGCAAGCTGGACTGTGCCAGCCACCGTGACAGCATGTCCTCCTCGTCCAGCATGTCCTCCAACGACACCGTCATCGacctctccctgcccagcctggcccgcAAGAGCCTCCCAGACCTGGGCATCCGCCAGGACAGCCTGGAGCCCCTGGCCATCAGGAAGGGCATGCGGCCCCGCTCCGCCACCACCTGCAGCAGCGAGATGCCAATGGTCAGCAAGAGCAAGTCCAACCCCAACCTGAGGTCTGGCCAGCTGCCGGCCGACGAGCTGTGCCCCCGGCCCCTGGCCAGGAGCCCTCAGGACGCCTTCTCATCCATCCCTAGAAGGCACACCTGGAGCAGGCTCTACATGGAGAGTCTCAGGCAGTCCTCTAACAAATCCAAAGCGCATGACACGGTTGGGAATAATCAGGCAAAGTCCAAAAGCCTCGGGGACCTCACCTCTGACGACATCGTGTGCACTTTTGAAAGCAAATACCGCAGCATCAGCAGGAGCTTCGTCACGCGCTCCATGCGGGAGCAGCGCCGCTCCGCCAGCCTGCGGGCCTCGGCCAAATCCCGGGACGAGCTGACGGAGCAGCTGAAGAAGCTGACGGCATTCCAGCAGGAAAACGACATCACCTCCCCCATCAGCCTGGAGCCCAGCGAGTCGGAGGAGGAGGGCGAGAGCGTGGGGCTGCTGCGCCGCTCGTCCTCGCGCAGCCAGAGCCGCGTGCGCTACATCGCCAACAGGGCACGGCAGGCCCAGGAGAGGCAGCGCCTGCAGGGCCGGGCACAGCTCGGGGGCAGCCCCATCGAGGAAAGGGGCAACCCCGAGGGCGCCTGCAGCGTGGGCAGGGCCGGCTGCACCGACCCCGCTGCCCACGCGGCCCTGGCGGCCTCGCCCAAGGCCCAGCCCGACTGCGCGGCCGACACCGAGGTGTTCTTCATGCTCAAACTGTGA